A stretch of the Mycobacteroides immunogenum genome encodes the following:
- a CDS encoding NUDIX hydrolase, with amino-acid sequence MTSLLRESTVELLSSWDAPDAEQDSLRHSVLAFLDANPDACRRRSAAGHITASALVVSHDGSQALLTLHPRVGKWLQLGGHCEEEDATIRAAALREATEESGIKGLVLEPNLLGIHVHPITCSLGVPTRHLDLQFLARAPKGARITVSDESLDLRWWPIDQIPDEDHSVVVLAQRAQERLR; translated from the coding sequence GTGACCAGCCTGCTGCGCGAATCCACGGTGGAGCTGCTCTCCTCCTGGGACGCACCCGACGCCGAACAAGACAGCCTGCGGCACTCGGTGCTGGCGTTTCTCGACGCCAACCCCGATGCCTGCCGCCGCCGTAGCGCCGCCGGTCACATCACTGCCTCGGCGCTTGTTGTCAGCCACGACGGATCGCAGGCGCTACTGACCCTGCATCCACGGGTTGGCAAGTGGCTACAACTGGGCGGTCACTGTGAAGAGGAAGACGCCACCATCCGGGCCGCCGCCCTGCGGGAGGCCACCGAAGAATCCGGCATCAAAGGCCTGGTTCTCGAGCCGAATCTTCTTGGTATACACGTTCATCCGATTACCTGCTCGCTAGGCGTGCCAACCCGGCATCTCGACCTGCAGTTCCTGGCGCGCGCACCGAAGGGCGCGCGGATCACCGTCAGCGACGAATCACTGGACCTGCGCTGGTGGCCCATCGACCAAATTCCCGATGAGGATCACTCGGTGGTGGTGCTGGCCCAGCGCGCACAAGAGCGTTTGCGCTAG
- the manB gene encoding mannose-1-phosphate guanylyltransferase, which yields MPEGIVSGTVKADAVILVGGQGTRLRPLTLSAPKPMLPIAGFPFLTHVLSRVAAAGIDHVVLGTSYKAEVFESEFGDGSGLGLQITYVYEEEPLGTGGAIRNVLDHLRHDTALIFNGDVLSGLDLRDLLAQHEQTQADLTLHLVRVGDPRAFGCVPTDSDGRVTAFLEKTEDPPTDQINAGCYVFRRELIEQIPSGRPVSVEREVFPGLLSGGAKVCGYVDTSYWRDMGTPEDFVRGSADLVRGIAPSPAIPEHPGEALVHDGASVAPGALVIGGTVVGRGAEIGPGARLDGAVVFDGARIEAGAVVERSIIGFGARIGPRALVRDGVIGDGADIGARCELLRGARVWPGITIPDGGIRYSSDV from the coding sequence ATGCCTGAGGGAATCGTTTCTGGCACCGTGAAAGCCGATGCCGTCATCTTGGTGGGCGGGCAGGGCACCCGGTTGCGTCCACTGACGCTGTCGGCGCCCAAACCGATGCTGCCGATCGCGGGTTTCCCTTTTCTTACTCATGTGCTGTCGCGGGTGGCCGCGGCAGGGATCGATCACGTGGTGCTCGGCACCTCCTACAAGGCCGAGGTCTTCGAGTCGGAGTTCGGCGACGGCTCCGGGCTGGGTCTGCAGATCACTTATGTGTACGAGGAAGAGCCGTTGGGCACCGGCGGTGCCATCCGGAATGTGCTGGACCACCTGCGCCATGACACCGCGCTGATCTTCAACGGTGATGTGCTGTCCGGTCTGGATCTGAGGGATCTTCTCGCACAGCATGAACAGACTCAGGCCGATCTGACACTGCACCTGGTGCGAGTCGGCGACCCGCGTGCTTTCGGTTGTGTACCTACCGATTCCGATGGCAGGGTCACCGCGTTCCTGGAGAAGACCGAGGACCCGCCCACCGACCAGATCAATGCCGGCTGTTATGTCTTCCGGCGCGAGCTGATTGAGCAGATCCCTTCGGGCCGGCCGGTTTCGGTTGAGCGGGAAGTCTTCCCGGGCTTACTGAGCGGCGGAGCCAAGGTGTGCGGGTACGTCGACACCAGCTATTGGCGCGATATGGGCACCCCGGAGGACTTTGTGCGCGGGTCGGCCGACCTGGTCCGCGGTATCGCCCCCTCACCGGCCATTCCCGAGCATCCGGGCGAGGCTTTGGTGCACGACGGTGCCTCGGTGGCGCCGGGTGCGCTGGTTATCGGCGGCACCGTGGTGGGCCGGGGTGCCGAAATCGGTCCGGGGGCCCGGCTTGATGGCGCGGTTGTGTTCGACGGTGCGCGCATCGAGGCGGGTGCCGTGGTGGAACGCTCCATCATCGGATTCGGAGCCCGGATCGGGCCGCGTGCGCTGGTGCGCGACGGGGTGATCGGTGACGGTGCCGATATCGGTGCGCGCTGCGAGCTGCTGCGCGGTGCCCGGGTGTGGCCCGGTATCACGATTCCCGACGGCGGCATCAGGTACTCATCGGACGTCTAG